The following nucleotide sequence is from Harmonia axyridis chromosome 5, icHarAxyr1.1, whole genome shotgun sequence.
AGATTATGCAGTCCTCATGCTTAGTAAAGTTCCATAACGTGGAAATTTTTGAAGTAACAATTTTCAACCGAGAAACCAAGAGCAATAAAATATTCCTAAAATCAACAATAGTACCTACAAACATTTAATAAAACTCAGTCTTTATGCAAATACGGTTTTATGTCGTTTGTGATAttcctaattcccaagatcaacgagaaatcgaaaaatataggtttttgtCAACGTTTCAgcctacagcagcaatattctcagttgttcttgagggGCTCAAACGGTTTCggttcttcacatcactaattgTCCCAGCTGCTCAAAATTCTTCAGTTTTAATAGCTGTgagtgcaaaattttcaccaattctctagtgaattttaatcatttcaatgcgttgttgaagcgagTATCGTACCATTTTTTTGTAATGGCGTAGTTTGTACTTGTCAAATGCCAAaagatgacagtttcaaaagtgacagctgtccagatggAGGCTATTgagaatgaaacctcttattggaaaactctataATTCagatgaaatattcagaaaccAACTATAATAGTGGTTAAGTCTTGTGCTCTAAAGCTAGTTTTTCAGATTCCCTTTTGATGGTCGTGGATATGTATTGGCTCATGCCTTTTTTCCATTACCTGGTTCATCTTTAGCTGGGCACATTCATTTCGACGCTGATGAGAAATGGGTTAAAAGCACACCCAATCAAATATCATATGGCGGTAAgacgaaattttcatttttatctacAGCTTCAAGTGTCTTTCTCTGGATGTATTTATTAtctaagggtgttttttttagaactatagaactttaaatggcaataaaacaacgatggattattcgattgacatgaattttatttatccgcaagataatcttgtggcattacattttgaatatgatttctggcatatgaccgccacggctggctcggatgtagtccaattttcgatgactttctccaacatttgtggccgtatatcggcaataacacggcgaatgttgtcttccaaatggtcaagggtttgtggcttatccgcatagacaaatgactttacattgccccacagaaagtagtctagcggtgttaaatcacaagatcttggaggcccattcacaggtccaaaacgtgaaattaggcggtcatcaaacgtgtctttcaataaatcgatcgtggcacgagctgtgtgccttgtagcaccgtcttgttggaaccacagctcctggacatcatggttgttcaattcaggaatgaaaaagttagtaatcatgactctataccgatcaccattgactgtaacgttctggccatcatcgtttttaaaggagtacggaccaatgattctaccagcccataaagcgcaccaaacagtcagtttttctggatgtaacggtgtttcgacatacatttgaggattagcttcactccaaatgcggcagttttgttagttgacgtagccattcaaccagaagtgcacttcatcgctaaacaaaataaaatggacgtagtgcgcgatacgtattccgcacagaaccattatttttgaaataaaattacactatttgcaagcgttgttcaggcgtgagtctattcatgatgaattgccaaaccaaactgagaataaatcacttgacagctgttaaatcggtcgccatcttaaacagtaatgccaacttaaagttatatacctcgacaaAAAATACCCGTTAGAAGTGGCCTCCTTGGAGCCATCCCaaatattggagttcattagaactctggaactggaaggcgagctgttaATCaagttatggagagaatagctctgatggaggcacaatagaccattggGTCGCTGTGAAATGGAACCTCCTCAATTAAATCTTAATCTCAATTATTccattggcgcatgaatgagcCTTCAAATTGACCAATGAATCAAATCGACtatttgaatcaattttttCCAGGCACTGACTTCTTCTCTGTAGCGTTACACGAATTAGGTCATTCTCTAGGGTTGGGACATTCAACAGATGAAAGATCTATAATGTTCGCCTACTACAAAGAAAGTGACGAAAACATTCGACTCAGCCAAGACGATATTTACGCCATGTACAAATTGTATAGTAAGTTTGAGCGAATTTCATCCAAATAGTAgaccatacagggtgttcctaaatcgaacgtacaaacgaaaaggggagattcctcaagtgagtttaagaaaaaaaagtcccataaacatggggtcgcaaacgttttgttttcgagatacagagtgttgaagttttgaattttttacgtttcttgttgtaatacattttttgtgttgattatacgagtttatcgaatcttcatgaatcatcgctacagatcaggaaaatttccataaaaactgacactgaattcattcaccacagcttacaaagtggccttcccatcataatttggattttcacgaggatttcgagagaatcgttcaaatttttttttctcgaaatcgttggtaggtacgacaaaactacaagagaccgaaaagtttagtataagaacaaagcttctttttacattttttcaaattaacagttgctcaccaaaaaaaagttctgcagaagaacaggtggcagtgttccagaaaaaatatcaccctgtagatcttctatcgaaattgccatgtcacgtggtggaaactctcaaatgtaatatctatgccaaatttcagttgtatatcttgtgaagtgtagatactatgagaaaaaaacttgaaaaaaattcaaacttcaacaatctgtatctcgaaaacgaaacgtttgcgaccccatgtttatgggacttttttttcttaaactcacttaaggaatctccccttttcgtttgtacgttcaatttaggaacaccctgtatagtaacaTCATATTCCAGTccaaaggccaattgtcgaaaccACAAAAGCAACAACGACTAAACCTCAGACGACAACAAGACCAACAAACTCAACACCTCCAACGAACACCACTCCAAGGTCGCCAAAATTCATACCGATTCCGAATTTTACTCAGAAAAGAACTACCCAAGAATCAACAACTACCACACCATCAACCAAAAAACCTCCCATTTGGAAAGGCCGCAAGTAAGTTCAGTTGAAATGGTGAATGCGAAACACAACAAAAAGTAATTTCGCATTCACCAATTCGATAATATTTACAGATTGAAGTCAAAACCGGATATTTGCCAAGTGAAATTTGATGCTGTCGCCAAAATATGTGGGAAAATCTTTATATTCAAGGATGAAGTGAGTAGATTCAAGACAACAGACTAAAAAAAGCATTGTTGGTGTTTTTCGGATATTGTTTCAGTACATTTGGCGTCTTCAAGATCATAATCAGTCGCTTCCGAATAATCCAGTGCCACTCAGGCAAATATATCCTAATCTTCCTGGGACTATAAGAAAAATCGACGCTGCCTACCAGAAGGGAGATGGAAATGTGATACTTTTTACTGGTGATGTTTATTGGGAATATGATGGTCTGAACTTCACGAGAAATAGTCCTAGGTCTGTGAAGGATTATGGAATTCCTGAGGGTAGTGGAGGTGTAGATGCGGTTCTAACATCAGAAGTGAATGGTAAGAAATATTTTAAACACATTGGATAAGGTAACACTTcgctaaataataattaataatatttttatcataaattcgattttattcgtcaacatggtcctctaacttttcaatatttttttctgtggaAAGATTAGTCTTTATTCCGCAATAggcaatcattttttcattagaaccaaatttctttccctgagCATTCTTTTTAGATTTGGAAAAAGCCACTTTCATTATcactgggggtcagatctggaaAATGAGCTGGgtgatcaagcagttggaagctcaattcgttcaatttgatcatggtttccatcgatttgtgacatggAGCATTGTCTTGTTGAaaaagaatttttgtttctcaCTTTTTGTTTTAGTTTCTGCGCTTAATCGATCTAATAACGTTACGTAATgttcgctgttgatggttttaccTTGGTCAAGGTAGTAAATGAACAATATACTGAGTACTTCCgaaaatacggatgccataatcttgccagctaTTGTTTTGCACCTTTTGGACAGTTTTCACCGATTATTTTTCACTCAGCTGATACTCTATTTGACTGAGGACTGTAATGATGAATCCGTGTGTCATCCACTGTcaaatatcgacgcaaaaattctgtTTATTTCGCTAGAACAGCTCCAAACAGTGTTTGGAATCGACGATGCGTTGTTCCACTTTGAGCAAAGCTTTCTCATACGGAGTTTCTTCATAATTGGATAAGAAGTTAAGGCTCTTCTGCGGTTTGTGTTTTTTAAACCAATCTGAACTTTGGTTTCGTGTAGGTCTGTCTGGGTGTCCGCAAACCTTGTAACAGCCTCAACCTTCACAATTCTTATCTCAATTTAATGAAGTTTGGTGACTCAGTTCGGATCGCAGATGGACCCATTCGAATTTCTGCTTTTCCAGGTATGAGAAAGAGCAGAATCTGCAGTCTTCTTCTGCTAGAATCATTCTTATTAGGTACTTCCTGAGGTGGCAATGCCTAGTAAGGAATCAAGTGTGGAGGTGtggcatattcttgctaagatccagaaaCTTCTGAGATGTttctcttttggttttttccttctcctgaaactctttcttgtaggtaccttTACCTTATACCACAGAAAGATGATGGCCAATGAAAGGATTTGAGCTCCTTTTCTGGAAAgagtgttggcctcttcatttccttcaattttcgaGTAAACGGAAACCCAGACTGaccagaccttgttattcttgcctatttcattgaatttccttcGGCACGCTAATACCATTTACTGATTGCAAccatctctgcctgaaagacacttggacAGCATCCTAAGGATAGTACGCATCTGGTGTCAGCCTAATACTTCAGGTTTTAGAACCAACTGTGTACTATTTCTACAATACTTGATACCATTTATCGTCAAagtattttttcacatttaacTTAATTCCTTCAGATAAAATCTACTTATTCAAAGATGATAAATTTTGGAGGTTC
It contains:
- the LOC123680940 gene encoding matrilysin-like gives rise to the protein MLLFYFLCVIHICWSLPVQRKAILRYENALNFMKQYGYLKEDKGNFSSYTNREELSETIKTVQRFGALKETGRLDDATMKLMSTPRCGNADVLNGKRHKRYILVKGWNKRHITYHVKNWPTKLGSKTVDALINKALKTWGDYGNLKFRRKSTEDADIIVSFNQGDHYDGFPFDGRGYVLAHAFFPLPGSSLAGHIHFDADEKWVKSTPNQISYGGTDFFSVALHELGHSLGLGHSTDERSIMFAYYKESDENIRLSQDDIYAMYKLYIQRPIVETTKATTTKPQTTTRPTNSTPPTNTTPRSPKFIPIPNFTQKRTTQESTTTTPSTKKPPIWKGRKLKSKPDICQVKFDAVAKICGKIFIFKDEYIWRLQDHNQSLPNNPVPLRQIYPNLPGTIRKIDAAYQKGDGNVILFTGDVYWEYDGLNFTRNSPRSVKDYGIPEGSGGVDAVLTSEVNGLSGCPQTL